Proteins from a genomic interval of Carcharodon carcharias isolate sCarCar2 chromosome 32, sCarCar2.pri, whole genome shotgun sequence:
- the LOC121272076 gene encoding beta-1,3-galactosyl-O-glycosyl-glycoprotein beta-1,6-N-acetylglucosaminyltransferase 3-like — MNMRIVKYRFKCALATVTALTGLGFLFAGKFQSCEEDMPGIWENSEDGSNRRCSDLFYRILNLSAEQPICLRIIKGDQIAVQEALLNTLDVSGKQNPLTENHYLNMTKDCAAYIKDRKYLTFSLSREERNFPISYSIVIHDNIEMFERLLRTIYVPQNVYCIHVDRKAADSFHLAVRTIVACFHNVFVASKLENVIYASWSRVQADLNCMEDLLQSPVQWKYFINLCGLDFPIKTNAEIVRNLIVLNGKNSMESEVPSPSKKVRWLFHHEVKNQVSRTEEKKSLPPISTPMFTGNAYFVAAREFVNHLFASPEVQKFLKWAEDTYSPDEFVWATLQRMPTVPGSNPSNSKYQMSDMAAIARLVKWSYLEGDITKGAPYPKCTGAHRRSVCIYGSGDLHWILQQHHLFANKFHSEVDNTALQCLEEHLRYKAIYRKGLM, encoded by the exons ATGAATATGAGAATTGTCAAATATCGCTTTAAGTGTGCTTTGGCCACTGTGACTGCTCTGACTGGGCTTGGATTTCTATTTGCTGGAAAGTTTCAATCCTGTGAGGAGGATATGCCGGGAATTTGGGAAAACTCAGAAGATGGAAGTAACAGAAGGTGTTCGGATTTGTTTTATAGGATCCTAAATCTGTCTGCTGAACAGCCAATCTGTCTCCGGATTATTAAAGGAGATCAGATAGCCGTTCAAGAAGCTCTTTTAAACACTCTTGACGTGTCAGGTAAACAAAACCCTTTGACAGAAAATCATTACTTGAATATGACGAAAGACTGTGCTGCATACATAAAAGATCGTAAATATCTAACCTTCTCACTCAGCAGGGAGGAGAGGAATTTTCCCATCTCCTATTCCATTGTGATTCATGACAACATAGAAATGTTTGAAAGGCTCCTGAGAACCATTTACGTCCCTCAGAATGTTTATTGTATCCACGTGGATAGGAAAGCTGCGGACAGTTTTCATCTTGCTGTCAGGACCATTGTTGCTTGTTTCCACAATGTTTTCGTTGCCAGCAAGTTGGAGAATGTGATCTACGCGTCGTGGTCCCGGGTACAGGCTGATCTGAATTGTATGGAGGACCTGCTGCAGAGCCCGGTCCAGTGGAAATATTTCATTAACCTGTGCGGGTTGGACTTCCCCATTAAAACAAATGCTGAGATTGTCAGAAATCTGATTGTCCTGAATGGCAAAAATAGCATGGAGTCCGAGGTGCCCTCACCATCCAAAAAG GTGCGGTGGCTTTTTCATCATGAAGTTAAAAACCAAGTAAGCAGAACTGAGGAAAAGAAGAGCTTACCTCCAATAAGTACACCTATGTTCACTGGGAATGCATACTTTGTGGCTGCAAGGGAATTTGTGAACCATTTGTTTGCGAGTCCTGAAGTTCAGAAATTTCTAAAGTGGGCAGAAGATACCTATAGTCCTGATGAGTTTGTTTGGGCTACTCTGCAGAGAATGCCAACTGTACCAGGCTCCAACCCCTCCAATAGCAAGTACCAGATGTCAGATATGGCAGCCATTGCTCGCTTGGTGAAGTGGTCCTACTTGGAAGGAGACATAACCAAAGGTGCACCTTATCCCAAGTGTACAGGAGCTCATCGTCGTTCAGTGTGCATCTATGGTTCTGGTGACCTTCACTGGATCCTGCAACAACATCATCTCTTCGCAAACAAATTTCATTCTGAAGTAGATAACACAGCCCTTCAGTGCTTGGAGGAACATCTGAGATATAAAGCAATTTATAGAAAAGGTTTGATGTAA